In a single window of the Pseudomonas oryzihabitans genome:
- the acnA gene encoding aconitate hydratase AcnA, producing the protein MKFALDSAHAGQLTLGDRHYAYVDLKRLFDANTLARLPYSLRLLVENVARCFPEALPPVLARARGEGPPCEAPFLPNRLMFHDTTCLPALADFAGMRDMVAELGGDPSRMNPRIPAVLTIDHSVIVERFAEPDAVEANLDIDYRRNTERYQFIKWAQKSLDNFKVVPPGTGIIHQVNMESLGTVVWESETSDGQPLLHPDDMVATDSHTPMINAIGILGWGVGGLEGQAAMLGEPVPISFPEVIGIRVTNALRPGVTATDLSLKVTQLLRQRGVVGKFVEFCGPGLSGLSWAVRGTLSNMAPEYGATVVFFPFDTVTMEYLELTGRTPELRERVAAYLEAQTLWRHDDDPEPQFTEVIHLDLASIEPSVAGPHQPHQWQPLARAADSFRAEVPVDADVGLIARSTPAADYFEPSFGQPLTHGAISIAAITSCTNTANPSQMIQAGLLARRARERGLTRKPWVKTSLSPGSRVVADYLRDADLLSDFAALGFDLAGFGCMTCIGNSGKFESHMEAFADRGLKTVVVLSGNRNFEGRVNPKAQFGYLASPALVVAYALAGSIDVDLEQAVLGLDQAGQPVHLRDLMPDDDEVQALVRETVRPELFRQRNATLWDGTHHWQALSAEGSVRFPWSPSSTYLRRPVYLEGIAPEPPTSLAVRGARALMVLGDNITTDHISPASAIPLDSPAGQWLVAHGELPEDLNQYSTRRSNHEVMMRGAFVNRAVKNRLLPAHPGQGGWARAADGEVLPVYDAALSWVRQGTPLVVFAGINYGAGSSRDWAAKAQATLGVRLVVAQSFERIHRSNLIGMGIFPVRFPAGLTVEALALSAEERLDFVGLDELQVGINPITLSITRPDGRQDSIVLELPLDSSQEILYLRQGGILPYVIRKALSEAPA; encoded by the coding sequence ATGAAGTTTGCCCTGGATTCCGCCCACGCCGGCCAGCTCACCCTCGGCGACCGGCATTACGCCTATGTCGACCTCAAGCGTCTGTTCGACGCCAACACCCTGGCGCGCCTGCCGTACTCCTTGCGCCTACTGGTGGAAAACGTCGCCCGCTGCTTTCCCGAGGCGCTACCGCCAGTGCTGGCGCGCGCCCGTGGTGAAGGCCCGCCGTGTGAAGCGCCCTTCCTACCCAACCGCCTGATGTTCCACGACACCACCTGCCTGCCCGCCCTGGCCGACTTCGCCGGCATGCGCGACATGGTGGCCGAACTGGGCGGTGATCCGAGTCGGATGAATCCACGCATCCCGGCGGTGCTCACCATCGACCACTCGGTGATCGTCGAACGCTTCGCCGAGCCGGACGCGGTGGAAGCCAATCTGGACATCGACTATCGCCGCAACACCGAGCGTTACCAGTTCATCAAATGGGCGCAGAAGAGTTTGGACAACTTCAAGGTGGTCCCACCGGGCACCGGCATCATCCACCAGGTCAACATGGAGTCACTCGGCACCGTGGTCTGGGAAAGCGAGACCAGCGACGGCCAGCCACTGCTGCACCCGGACGATATGGTCGCTACCGACAGCCATACGCCGATGATCAACGCCATCGGCATCCTCGGTTGGGGCGTGGGCGGTCTGGAAGGCCAGGCGGCCATGCTGGGCGAACCGGTACCGATTAGCTTTCCCGAGGTCATCGGTATCCGCGTGACCAACGCGCTGCGTCCGGGGGTGACCGCCACTGACCTTTCCTTGAAAGTCACCCAGTTGCTGCGTCAGCGCGGCGTGGTAGGCAAGTTCGTCGAGTTCTGCGGACCGGGCCTGTCGGGCCTGAGTTGGGCCGTACGCGGCACCCTGTCCAACATGGCACCGGAATACGGGGCGACCGTGGTGTTCTTCCCCTTCGATACGGTGACCATGGAGTACCTCGAGCTCACCGGCCGCACGCCGGAGCTGCGTGAGCGCGTCGCCGCTTATCTGGAGGCCCAGACCCTCTGGCGTCACGACGACGACCCTGAACCCCAGTTCACAGAGGTCATCCACCTGGACCTCGCGAGTATCGAGCCCAGCGTGGCCGGTCCGCACCAGCCGCACCAGTGGCAGCCCCTGGCCAGAGCCGCAGACTCCTTTCGGGCTGAGGTGCCAGTCGATGCGGACGTCGGTCTGATCGCGCGTTCCACCCCGGCGGCGGACTACTTCGAGCCGAGCTTCGGCCAGCCGCTGACCCATGGCGCCATTTCCATCGCCGCCATCACCAGCTGCACCAACACTGCCAACCCGAGCCAGATGATCCAGGCAGGTCTCCTGGCGCGAAGGGCGCGCGAACGTGGCCTCACCCGCAAGCCCTGGGTGAAGACCTCGCTCTCCCCTGGCTCCCGGGTGGTAGCGGACTACCTGCGCGATGCCGATCTGCTGAGCGACTTCGCGGCCCTCGGTTTCGACCTGGCCGGTTTCGGCTGCATGACTTGCATCGGCAACTCGGGCAAGTTCGAATCCCACATGGAGGCCTTCGCCGACCGGGGCCTGAAGACAGTGGTGGTGCTGTCCGGTAACCGCAACTTCGAGGGGCGGGTCAATCCCAAGGCGCAGTTCGGTTACCTCGCCTCACCGGCCCTGGTGGTCGCCTACGCCCTGGCGGGCAGTATCGACGTCGATCTCGAACAGGCCGTGCTGGGGCTGGATCAGGCCGGTCAGCCGGTCCACCTGCGCGACCTGATGCCGGACGACGACGAGGTCCAGGCGCTGGTCCGCGAGACAGTGCGCCCGGAGCTGTTCCGCCAGCGCAACGCCACTCTCTGGGATGGGACCCATCACTGGCAGGCGCTGTCGGCCGAGGGTAGCGTACGCTTTCCCTGGTCGCCCAGCTCGACCTACCTGCGGCGTCCGGTCTATCTGGAAGGTATCGCACCGGAGCCGCCAACATCGCTGGCCGTGCGCGGTGCCCGGGCCCTGATGGTGCTGGGCGACAACATCACCACCGACCATATTTCGCCCGCCAGCGCTATTCCCCTGGACAGCCCCGCCGGCCAGTGGCTGGTGGCCCACGGCGAGTTGCCGGAAGACCTCAACCAGTACTCCACCCGGCGCAGCAATCACGAGGTGATGATGCGCGGTGCCTTCGTCAACCGCGCGGTGAAGAATCGCCTGCTGCCGGCGCATCCGGGCCAGGGCGGCTGGGCGCGGGCAGCCGACGGCGAGGTATTGCCGGTGTACGACGCCGCCCTCAGCTGGGTCCGCCAAGGCACGCCGCTGGTGGTGTTCGCCGGCATCAACTATGGCGCCGGCTCCAGTCGCGACTGGGCGGCCAAGGCCCAGGCCACCCTGGGGGTTCGGCTGGTGGTGGCGCAGAGCTTCGAGCGCATCCACCGCAGCAACCTGATCGGAATGGGCATCTTCCCGGTCCGTTTCCCGGCCGGCCTGACCGTCGAAGCGCTGGCCCTGAGCGCCGAAGAACGCCTTGATTTCGTCGGCCTCGACGAACTGCAGGTGGGTATTAATCCCATCACCCTGAGCATCACCCGCCCGGATGGCCGGCAGGACAGCATCGTTCTGGAACTGCCATTGGATTCCAGCCAGGAGATTCTCTACCTGCGCCAGGGCGGAATCCTGCCCTACGTCATCCGCAAGGCACTGAGTGAGGCGCCGGCCTGA